Genomic DNA from Paenibacillus borealis:
CCGCGGCATGAAGGCAGTGATCAGATGGCCGGTCTGGTCATCGGGGATCAGAAAGTACTGGTGATGCTGGTTCCGGAAGCAACGTTCCGCGGATACACCGGGCAGGAGATCGCTGACACTTCGCAAGGGACAGAAGTTCTCTTCTCTATCAATGCAGCTAGCCGGGAGGAAGTTGATGAACTTGTCCGGAAAGCGGAGGAGGCGGGCGGACATGTTTTTGGCAGGCCGAAGCCAGCGGGCGCAGGCTGGATGTACGGCGCAGGCTTCGCTGATCCCGACGGACACCGCTGGAATGTACTGTATATGGATATGGATCAGATGCCCACCCGCTGAGCTTTTTGGAAATGAAACGATCTTACCAATGTAATAATGTGTATGCATATACTGAATACCGGGGGAAAGAAAGATGGAAAGCCTAGAAACACAGCGGTTAATCTTACGGAGCTTCAGAGCAGAAGACGGGGATGATCTGCATGCCTATCTCTCGCAGGAGGAGGTTGTAAGATTCGAGCCTTACGGCGTATATGACCAGGCTGCAAGTAAGGCTGAGGCTGAGCGGCGGGCAACCGATCACGCCTTCTGGGCCGTATGTCTGAAGGACAGCGGCAGACTGATCGGGAACTTGTATTTCCAGCAACAGAACCCGCCGCAGTTTCAGACCTGGGAGCTGGGCTATGTGTTCAACAGTAACTATCAAGGAAAAGGCTATGCGGCAGAGGCTTGCCGTGAGCTGCTGGCGTACGGCTTCGGCACGCTT
This window encodes:
- a CDS encoding VOC family protein, whose translation is MTKELWLNLPVKDLTRSREFFSKLGFTFHPRHEGSDQMAGLVIGDQKVLVMLVPEATFRGYTGQEIADTSQGTEVLFSINAASREEVDELVRKAEEAGGHVFGRPKPAGAGWMYGAGFADPDGHRWNVLYMDMDQMPTR
- a CDS encoding GNAT family N-acetyltransferase, which translates into the protein MESLETQRLILRSFRAEDGDDLHAYLSQEEVVRFEPYGVYDQAASKAEAERRATDHAFWAVCLKDSGRLIGNLYFQQQNPPQFQTWELGYVFNSNYQGKGYAAEACRELLAYGFGTLGIRRVTAHCDPDNHPSWRLLERLKLRREGHLLQTGYFKHDEQGNPGWHDTYAYGVLGSEWMSMNTRDDVNSRSL